One window from the genome of Paramormyrops kingsleyae isolate MSU_618 chromosome 3, PKINGS_0.4, whole genome shotgun sequence encodes:
- the ninl gene encoding ninein-like protein isoform X7 produces MEDEEQSHYVTQLKEEFDSCDTSGTGCLDKEELTALCHRLRLETHVPLLLATLLGPNQLGRVNFEEFKEGFVAVLSRSLDISTSEEDTSYLEPAVPEEVKPKFVKGAKRYGRRSRPDGPISELTVNSEETPSFKTDQDKAPISGVQGTGLRRSTSLESVESIKSDEETGSNKGANSQTFEAHGQLQQWKHANAGSPRHAPTPLTDSAGEGMGEVWAELGVGSSGFLDKQELSLVCDSIGLRDLDTEDMEALFRKLDKDQDGRVSLKEFQRGFFKHGMLLKPSTCSTPIRPQAQHVAAKQVLEDASVQSTSAPLLTGGVSLRLLTRLDNGSGCASPECVITVWSEEGVRHGREILQTLDFSLDEALNLAELTMALDNELLVSENIIHQAALVSYKSEIQFLQIQAEQACKERDKAKVDLERAERRNLQLVREVDEHHATMETLNESKIKSMEQEYRDRLTALRSQTEKESEVLLQQVDRERAQLQKEVDDLRVQEAGLQEEVAAASQENGQLEKEIVHLKWRLLDSEATISRLQKDLDHLLRDKFGSLDGSQTSLLGQEERFADIIREYEQQCRELRDKNDELSSELEMLRNQGSGRKCRDGTSAHTWSGRRSLITESDSDDPEVKTSSSPLTRKKMDKNVRGTPESALANMSIETELAVEQLKDRHRQEVQDLKIELETKVNYYERSLELMRFNMEVERKDISQSFKVEISELEEQRAQAEDREARLQETVAELRPQLQVAASELEQRAQHERAELEQSYSREISNLVQKFISEKEQLQVELQLKTDQELRLVRVQLDEVAAENAVLKSRHCMLQQDMQRLQEEVDRKRKKLEAMEKEHEQNREEVERLYKENSGHREESLQLSSRNLQLSEENVKLSAQLQSEQDAARIQAEFTERLSRERDETAATAQQLQQISNQRERELHGLEEELQAARDKLQNLPAMESELAGLTLKHQYLEQETRRQQKELEEHTMKAEQLQESLWSLSTEAEQLRSELQAVSLDRALRAQELASHQKMLQEARDKVQELEATVEKLRSEKEQLSCTRRQEEAQEAQALTRECQSLQSQNQEMLQKVSQLQLQEAEVQRVTQESLTLKAKLAQLEKQLLQLEDQGRHADTALALAQSQHACELQLQSERISQEAQEQLGQLYTQLAGEKWRGQQLEEQLNQQARQASVQMSLQQEQYEKARRLMEEKIEEVEIKLKNVRLVLQEKVNQLKEQLCKSTKSDVLLKELYVENAQLVKALQVTEQWQKSAERKNYLLEEKIGALNMLLRRVAPAAFST; encoded by the exons CTGTGCCTGAGGAAGTGAAGCCTAAATTTGTCAAGGGTGCCAAGCGGTACGGGCGCCGCTCCAGGCCCGACGGACCCATTTCGGAGCTGACAGTCAACTCTGAGGAAACACCGTCCTTCAAAACGGACCAGGACAAGGCCCCCATCTCAGGTGTCCAGGGGACAGGGCTCAGGAGGTCTACCTCTCTGGAGAGTGTGGAG AGTATCAAGTCGGATGAAGAGACTGGAAGCAACAAGGGGGCAAATTCGCAGACGTTCGAAGCACACG GCCAGTTGCAACAATGGAAGCACGCCAATGCTGGGAGTCCCCggcatgcccccaccccactgacGGACTCAGCAGGGGAGGGAATGGGAGAGGTCTGGGCCGAGCTGGGGGTAGGCAGCAGTGGCTTTCTGGACAAGCAGGAGCTGTCGCTGGTGTGTGACAGCATTGGCCTCAGGGACCTGGACACCGAG GACATGGAGGCTCTCTTCAGGAAGCTGGACAAGGACCAGGACGGCAGGGTCAGCCTCAAGGAGTTTCAGAGGGGCTTCTTCAAACACGGGATGCTCCTCAAACCTAGCACATGCTCTACCCCTATTCGCCCCCAAGCCCAGCATGTAGCAGCAAAG CAGGTCCTGGAGGATGCCTCTGTGCAGTCCACCTCAGCCCCGCTCCTGACGGGTGGAGTGAGTCTCAGGCTGCTGACCCGGCTGGACAACGGATCGGGCTGTGCCAGTCCTGAGTGTGTCATCACTGTGTGGAGTGAAGAGGGTGTCAGACATGGCAGGGAGATCCTGCAG ACCTTGGACTTCTCTCTGGATGAGGCATTGAACCTGGCGGAACTCACCATGGCACTGGACAACGAGCTGCTGGTCAGCGAAAACATCATCCACCAGGCGGCCCTAGTGTCCTACAAGAGTGAGATCCAGTTCCTCCA GATCCAGGCTGAACAGGCCTGTAAGGAGCGGGACAAGGCCAAGGTGGACCTGGAAAGGGCAGAGCGACGTAACCTGCAGCTGGTCCGGGAAGTGGATGAGCACCACGCCACCATGGAGACCCTCAATGAGTCAAAGATCAA GAGTATGGAACAGGAGTACCGTGATAGGCTGACGGCCCTACGCAGCCAGACTGAAAAGGAGAGTGAGGTGCTGCTGCAGCAGGTCGATCGGGAGCGAGCACAGCTCCAGAAGGAGGTGGATGATCTGCGGGTGCAGGAAGCCGGTTTGCAGGAGGAGGTGGCTGCTGCCTCTCAG GAAAACGGTCAGTTAGAGAAGGAGATCGTTCATCTGAAGTGGAGGCTCCTCGACTCCGAGGCAACCATCTCGAGGCTGCAGAAGGACCTGGATCACCTGCTCAGGGACAAG TTTGGCAGCTTGGATGGCAGCCAGACAAGCCTGCTGGGCCAGGAGGAGCGCTTCGCTGACATCATCAGAGAGTATGAACAGCAGTGCCGG GAACTGCGGGACAAAAATGATGAACTGAGCTCTGAATTGGAGATGCTGAGGAATCAGGGATCGGGCAGGAAGTGCCGGGACGGCACATCCGCACACACCTGGTCTGGCCGTCGCTCTCTGATCACGGAGTCTGATTCTG ATGACCCAGAAGTGAAGACAAGCTCATCTCCCCTTACCCGAAAAAAGATGGATAAGAACG TCCGGGGGACCCCAGAGAGTGCCCTGGCCAACATGAGCATTGAGACAGAGCTTGCTGTGGAGCAGCTGAAGGATAGACACAGGCAGGAGGTGCAGGATCTGAAGATTGAGCTGGAGACCAAG GTGAACTACTATGAGCGCAGTCTGGAACTAATGCGTTTCAACATGGAGGTGGAGCGCAAGGACATCTCGCAGAGCTTCAAGGTAGAGATCAGTGAGCTGGAGGAGCAGAGGGCACAGGCAGAGGACCGGGAGGCACGGCTGCAGGAGACCGTGGCGGAGTTGCGTCCACAGCTGCAGGTGGCCGCTtctgagctggagcagcggGCCCAGCACGAGAGGGCGGAGCTGGAGCAGAGCTACTCCCGCGAGATCTCCAATCTGGTGCAGAAATTCATCTCTGAGAAAGAGCAGCTGCAGGTGGAGCTCCAGCTGAAGACGGACCAGGAGCTGCGATTGGTCAG AGTGCAGCTTGATGAGGTCGCTGCAGAAAACGCAGTGCTGAAGAGCCGGCACTGCATGTTGCAGCAGGACATGCAGAGGCTGCAAGAAGAAGTTGACAGGAAGAG GAAGAAACTGGAAGCGATGGAAAAGGAACACGAGCAGAACCGGGAGGAAGTGGAGAGGCTGTATAAGGAG AACTCCGGGCATCGTGAGGAATCCCTGCAGCTGAGTAGCCGGAACCTGCAGCTGAGCGAAGAGAATGTGAAGCTGAGCGCACAGCTACAGTCTGAGCAGGATGCTGCACGCATACAGGCAGAGTTCACAGAGCGGTTGTCGCGGGAGCGTGACGAGACGGCGGCCACAgcgcagcagctgcagcagataTCCAACCAGCGGGAGCGGGAGCTACACgggctggaggaggagctgcAAGCAGCCAGGGACAAG CTCCAGAATCTGCCGGCCATGGAGTCAGAGCTGGCTGGGCTGACGCTGAAGCATCAGTACCTGGAGCAGGAAACGCGGAGGCagcagaaggagctggaggagcacACCATGAAG GCTGAGCAGCTCCAGGAGTCACTGTGGTCCCTCAGCACCGAGGCGGAGCAGCTGCGCTCTGAGCTCCAGGCTGTTAGCCTGGACAGAGCTCTCCGGGCTCAAGAGTTGGCGTCCCACCAGAAGATGCTGCAGGAAGCCCGGGACAAG GTGCAGGAGCTGGAGGCCACTGTGGAGAAGCTACGCAGTGAGAAGGAGCAGCTGAGCTGCACTCGGCGGCAGGAGGAGGCGCAGGAGGCCCAGGCCCTGACAAGGGAGTGCCAGAGCCTCCAGTCCCAGAACCAGGAGATGCTCCAAAAG GTGAGCCAGCTACAACTGCAGGAGGCTGAGGTGCAGAGGGTGACCCAGGAGAGTCTGACACTGAAGGCCAAGCTGGCCCAGCTGGAGAAGCAGCTCCTGCAGCTTGAGGACCAG GGCCGGCATGCAGACACAGCCCTGGCCCTGGCGCAGTCACAGCATGCCTGTGAGCTGCAGCTGCAGAGCGAGCGCATCAGCCAAGAGGCCCAAGAGCAGCTGGGGCAGCTTTACACGCAGCTGGCCGGGGAGAAGTGGCGTGgccagcagctggaggagcagctAAACCAGCAGGCCCGGCAGGCCAGTGTGCAGATGAGCCTGCAACAG GAGCAGTATGAGAAGGCGAGGAGACTGATGGAGGAGAAGATTGAGGAAGTAGAGATTAAACTGAAGAATGTCCGTTTAGTGCTGCAGGAGAAGGTGAACCAGCTCAAGGAGCAG CTATGCAAGAGCACCAAGTCAGACGTGCTGCTGAAGGAACTGTATGTAGAGAACGCACAGCTGGTGAAGGCACTGCAGGTGACAGAGCAGTGGCAGAAGAGCGCAGAGAGGAAGAACTACCTACTGGAGGAGAAGATCGGTGCCCTCAACATGCTGCTGCGGAGGGTGGCCCCTGCTGCCTTTAGCACGTAG
- the ninl gene encoding ninein-like protein isoform X4 has translation MKRLEATRGQIRRRSKHTVCRCQLQQWKHANAGSPRHAPTPLTDSAGEGMGEVWAELGVGSSGFLDKQELSLVCDSIGLRDLDTEDMEALFRKLDKDQDGRVSLKEFQRGFFKHGMLLKPSTCSTPIRPQAQHVAAKQVLEDASVQSTSAPLLTGGVSLRLLTRLDNGSGCASPECVITVWSEEGVRHGREILQTLDFSLDEALNLAELTMALDNELLVSENIIHQAALVSYKSEIQFLQIQAEQACKERDKAKVDLERAERRNLQLVREVDEHHATMETLNESKIKSMEQEYRDRLTALRSQTEKESEVLLQQVDRERAQLQKEVDDLRVQEAGLQEEVAAASQENGQLEKEIVHLKWRLLDSEATISRLQKDLDHLLRDKFGSLDGSQTSLLGQEERFADIIREYEQQCRELRDKNDELSSELEMLRNQGSGRKCRDGTSAHTWSGRRSLITESDSDDPEVKTSSSPLTRKKMDKNVRGTPESALANMSIETELAVEQLKDRHRQEVQDLKIELETKVNYYERSLELMRFNMEVERKDISQSFKVEISELEEQRAQAEDREARLQETVAELRPQLQVAASELEQRAQHERAELEQSYSREISNLVQKFISEKEQLQVELQLKTDQELRLVREEERVKHAAEQEAWKARERELLEARRKLLRGNERAVEEQALLCGSAALERIQLQEAHEQEVEALKEQLHSLEAELEERRARLDGCVSSLLSLEDLAQGLTAGLCATEEELKVRNDRESAFLCKVEQLTQELRSNQEKCEILQKEKEVLWASCAQVTALSAQWQEQLKAKEEELKMVRGQLEVAWGELRKARLQKAGEDKAKLLEEPKNESIKLEQLEPCVSCQKEDLLCTKLTTPSVQDAGKQECEKVSRLLDQHSPHTEEMRVELSKVWKDTQDLRFRLKQQGDMVLNLQYQLDHEVSEKVQLENELRNMEVQLRLKEELSEELKSKLELLTLQLKGKEEELCGLRERLEGSPCHLQHALLEAQAQARRAEEQFEREKIKMREQLLDMERLVMAVEVVMEQTGPNRVQLDEVAAENAVLKSRHCMLQQDMQRLQEEVDRKRKKLEAMEKEHEQNREEVERLYKENSGHREESLQLSSRNLQLSEENVKLSAQLQSEQDAARIQAEFTERLSRERDETAATAQQLQQISNQRERELHGLEEELQAARDKLQNLPAMESELAGLTLKHQYLEQETRRQQKELEEHTMKAEQLQESLWSLSTEAEQLRSELQAVSLDRALRAQELASHQKMLQEARDKVQELEATVEKLRSEKEQLSCTRRQEEAQEAQALTRECQSLQSQNQEMLQKVSQLQLQEAEVQRVTQESLTLKAKLAQLEKQLLQLEDQGRHADTALALAQSQHACELQLQSERISQEAQEQLGQLYTQLAGEKWRGQQLEEQLNQQARQASVQMSLQQEQYEKARRLMEEKIEEVEIKLKNVRLVLQEKVNQLKEQLCKSTKSDVLLKELYVENAQLVKALQVTEQWQKSAERKNYLLEEKIGALNMLLRRVAPAAFST, from the exons ATGAAGAGACTGGAAGCAACAAGGGGGCAAATTCGCAGACGTTCGAAGCACACGGTTTGTCGGT GCCAGTTGCAACAATGGAAGCACGCCAATGCTGGGAGTCCCCggcatgcccccaccccactgacGGACTCAGCAGGGGAGGGAATGGGAGAGGTCTGGGCCGAGCTGGGGGTAGGCAGCAGTGGCTTTCTGGACAAGCAGGAGCTGTCGCTGGTGTGTGACAGCATTGGCCTCAGGGACCTGGACACCGAG GACATGGAGGCTCTCTTCAGGAAGCTGGACAAGGACCAGGACGGCAGGGTCAGCCTCAAGGAGTTTCAGAGGGGCTTCTTCAAACACGGGATGCTCCTCAAACCTAGCACATGCTCTACCCCTATTCGCCCCCAAGCCCAGCATGTAGCAGCAAAG CAGGTCCTGGAGGATGCCTCTGTGCAGTCCACCTCAGCCCCGCTCCTGACGGGTGGAGTGAGTCTCAGGCTGCTGACCCGGCTGGACAACGGATCGGGCTGTGCCAGTCCTGAGTGTGTCATCACTGTGTGGAGTGAAGAGGGTGTCAGACATGGCAGGGAGATCCTGCAG ACCTTGGACTTCTCTCTGGATGAGGCATTGAACCTGGCGGAACTCACCATGGCACTGGACAACGAGCTGCTGGTCAGCGAAAACATCATCCACCAGGCGGCCCTAGTGTCCTACAAGAGTGAGATCCAGTTCCTCCA GATCCAGGCTGAACAGGCCTGTAAGGAGCGGGACAAGGCCAAGGTGGACCTGGAAAGGGCAGAGCGACGTAACCTGCAGCTGGTCCGGGAAGTGGATGAGCACCACGCCACCATGGAGACCCTCAATGAGTCAAAGATCAA GAGTATGGAACAGGAGTACCGTGATAGGCTGACGGCCCTACGCAGCCAGACTGAAAAGGAGAGTGAGGTGCTGCTGCAGCAGGTCGATCGGGAGCGAGCACAGCTCCAGAAGGAGGTGGATGATCTGCGGGTGCAGGAAGCCGGTTTGCAGGAGGAGGTGGCTGCTGCCTCTCAG GAAAACGGTCAGTTAGAGAAGGAGATCGTTCATCTGAAGTGGAGGCTCCTCGACTCCGAGGCAACCATCTCGAGGCTGCAGAAGGACCTGGATCACCTGCTCAGGGACAAG TTTGGCAGCTTGGATGGCAGCCAGACAAGCCTGCTGGGCCAGGAGGAGCGCTTCGCTGACATCATCAGAGAGTATGAACAGCAGTGCCGG GAACTGCGGGACAAAAATGATGAACTGAGCTCTGAATTGGAGATGCTGAGGAATCAGGGATCGGGCAGGAAGTGCCGGGACGGCACATCCGCACACACCTGGTCTGGCCGTCGCTCTCTGATCACGGAGTCTGATTCTG ATGACCCAGAAGTGAAGACAAGCTCATCTCCCCTTACCCGAAAAAAGATGGATAAGAACG TCCGGGGGACCCCAGAGAGTGCCCTGGCCAACATGAGCATTGAGACAGAGCTTGCTGTGGAGCAGCTGAAGGATAGACACAGGCAGGAGGTGCAGGATCTGAAGATTGAGCTGGAGACCAAG GTGAACTACTATGAGCGCAGTCTGGAACTAATGCGTTTCAACATGGAGGTGGAGCGCAAGGACATCTCGCAGAGCTTCAAGGTAGAGATCAGTGAGCTGGAGGAGCAGAGGGCACAGGCAGAGGACCGGGAGGCACGGCTGCAGGAGACCGTGGCGGAGTTGCGTCCACAGCTGCAGGTGGCCGCTtctgagctggagcagcggGCCCAGCACGAGAGGGCGGAGCTGGAGCAGAGCTACTCCCGCGAGATCTCCAATCTGGTGCAGAAATTCATCTCTGAGAAAGAGCAGCTGCAGGTGGAGCTCCAGCTGAAGACGGACCAGGAGCTGCGATTGGTCAG GGAGGAGGAGAGGGTGAAGCATGCCGCAGAGCAGGAGGCTTGGAAGGCTCGGGAGAGGGAGCTGCTGGAGGCGCGGCGGAAGCTCCTGCGCGGAAACGAGCGGGCCGTGGAGGAGCAGGCCCTCCTGTGTGGCAGCGCTGCCCTGGAAAGGATACAGCTGCAGGAGGCACATGAGCAGGAGGTCGAGGCACTGAAGGAGCAGCTTCATAGCTTGGAGGCTGAGCTGGAGGAGAGACGTGCCCGGCTGGATGGCTGTGTCTCCTCGCTTCTCTCCTTGGAAGACTTGGCTCAAGGTTTGACTGCAGGCCTGTGTGCCACAGAGGAGGAACTGAAGGTGAGGAATGACAGGGAGAGTGCCTTCCTCTGCAAGGTGGAGCAATTGACACAGGAGCTGAGGAGCAACCAGGAGAAGTGTGAGATTCTgcagaaggagaaggaggtgcTCTGGGCCAGCTGTGCCCAGGTGACTGCCCTCTCTGCCCAGTGGCAAGAGCAGCTGAAAGCAAAGGAGGAAGAGCTGAAGATGGTCAGGGGACAACTGGAGGTAGCATGGGGAGAGCTGAGAAAGGCTCGACTGCAGAAGGCAGGTGAGGACAAGGCCAAGCTTCTGGAAGAGCCGAAGAACGAGTCTATCAAGCTAGAACAGCTTGAACCATGTGTCAGCTGCCAAAAGGAGGATTTGTTGTGTACAAAGCTGACAACACCCAGTGTCCAAGATGCCGGCAAGCAGGAATGTGAGAAGGTCAGCAGGCTGTTGGACCAGCATTCTCCCCATACAGAGGAAATGAGAGTTGAGTTATCAAAGGTCTGGAAAGACACACAGGACCTACGCTTCAGGCTGAAGCAGCAAGGAGATATGGTCCTGAACCTCCAGTATCAACTGGACCATGAAGTCAGTGAGAAAGTTCAGCTGGAGAATGAGCTCAGAAACATGGAGGTTCAACTCAGGCTTAAGGAAGAACTCTCTGAGGAGCTGAAGAGCAAGCTTGAGCTATTGACTCTCCAGCTCAAGGGCAAAGAAGAGGAGCTGTGTGGCCTTAGGGAGAGGCTGGAGGGCTCTCCTTGCCATTTGCAGCATGCCCTACTGGAGGCCCAGGCTCAGGCACGGAGGGCGGAGGAACAGTTTGAGAGGGAGAAGATCAAGATGAGGGAGCAGCTGCTGGACATGGAACGGCTGGTCATGGCTGTGGAGGTGGTGATGGAGCAGACTGGTCCTAACAG AGTGCAGCTTGATGAGGTCGCTGCAGAAAACGCAGTGCTGAAGAGCCGGCACTGCATGTTGCAGCAGGACATGCAGAGGCTGCAAGAAGAAGTTGACAGGAAGAG GAAGAAACTGGAAGCGATGGAAAAGGAACACGAGCAGAACCGGGAGGAAGTGGAGAGGCTGTATAAGGAG AACTCCGGGCATCGTGAGGAATCCCTGCAGCTGAGTAGCCGGAACCTGCAGCTGAGCGAAGAGAATGTGAAGCTGAGCGCACAGCTACAGTCTGAGCAGGATGCTGCACGCATACAGGCAGAGTTCACAGAGCGGTTGTCGCGGGAGCGTGACGAGACGGCGGCCACAgcgcagcagctgcagcagataTCCAACCAGCGGGAGCGGGAGCTACACgggctggaggaggagctgcAAGCAGCCAGGGACAAG CTCCAGAATCTGCCGGCCATGGAGTCAGAGCTGGCTGGGCTGACGCTGAAGCATCAGTACCTGGAGCAGGAAACGCGGAGGCagcagaaggagctggaggagcacACCATGAAG GCTGAGCAGCTCCAGGAGTCACTGTGGTCCCTCAGCACCGAGGCGGAGCAGCTGCGCTCTGAGCTCCAGGCTGTTAGCCTGGACAGAGCTCTCCGGGCTCAAGAGTTGGCGTCCCACCAGAAGATGCTGCAGGAAGCCCGGGACAAG GTGCAGGAGCTGGAGGCCACTGTGGAGAAGCTACGCAGTGAGAAGGAGCAGCTGAGCTGCACTCGGCGGCAGGAGGAGGCGCAGGAGGCCCAGGCCCTGACAAGGGAGTGCCAGAGCCTCCAGTCCCAGAACCAGGAGATGCTCCAAAAG GTGAGCCAGCTACAACTGCAGGAGGCTGAGGTGCAGAGGGTGACCCAGGAGAGTCTGACACTGAAGGCCAAGCTGGCCCAGCTGGAGAAGCAGCTCCTGCAGCTTGAGGACCAG GGCCGGCATGCAGACACAGCCCTGGCCCTGGCGCAGTCACAGCATGCCTGTGAGCTGCAGCTGCAGAGCGAGCGCATCAGCCAAGAGGCCCAAGAGCAGCTGGGGCAGCTTTACACGCAGCTGGCCGGGGAGAAGTGGCGTGgccagcagctggaggagcagctAAACCAGCAGGCCCGGCAGGCCAGTGTGCAGATGAGCCTGCAACAG GAGCAGTATGAGAAGGCGAGGAGACTGATGGAGGAGAAGATTGAGGAAGTAGAGATTAAACTGAAGAATGTCCGTTTAGTGCTGCAGGAGAAGGTGAACCAGCTCAAGGAGCAG CTATGCAAGAGCACCAAGTCAGACGTGCTGCTGAAGGAACTGTATGTAGAGAACGCACAGCTGGTGAAGGCACTGCAGGTGACAGAGCAGTGGCAGAAGAGCGCAGAGAGGAAGAACTACCTACTGGAGGAGAAGATCGGTGCCCTCAACATGCTGCTGCGGAGGGTGGCCCCTGCTGCCTTTAGCACGTAG